The following coding sequences are from one Arachis hypogaea cultivar Tifrunner chromosome 7, arahy.Tifrunner.gnm2.J5K5, whole genome shotgun sequence window:
- the LOC112702559 gene encoding tRNA threonylcarbamoyladenosine dehydratase-like, with amino-acid sequence MEKGKYLALVGTGALFGSVSTIFFLRLLQNHKKVVRQYNKNVTELNGLETCTIAGKKNDKAVNEDLLKDEIVSEHLTRNIQFFGSESQQKVSASYVVVIGLGGVGSHAASMLLRSGVGKLLLVDFDQVSLSSLNRHAVATRADVGIPKAQCLKEHFSSIFPECQVDAKVLLYDSSTEEEILSGHPDFVLDCIDNIDTKVALLAACVRRGLKVLSATGAGARADPTRIRIADLRESTNDPLSRSV; translated from the exons atggaGAAAGGTAAATACTTAGCATTGGTTGGAACCGGTGCTCTTTTTGGCTCTGTATCTACCATCTTCTTTCTTAGGCTCCTTCAAAACCATAA aAAAGTGGTGCGGCAGTATAATAAGAATGTTACCGAGTTAAATG GTCTTGAGACTTGCACTATTGCTGGAAAGAAGAATGATAAGGCAGTTAATGAAGATCTTCTGAAGGATGAGATTGTTTCTGAACATCTAACTAG GAACATTCAGTTTTTTGGCTCTGAGTCTCAGCAGAAAGTGAGTGCATCATATGTTGTGGTCATTGGTCTTGGAGGGGTTGGCAGTCATGCTGCATCTATGCTCTTGAGATCAGGGGTCGGCAAGCTTCTTCTTGTGGACTTTGAtcag gtttctctttcatcattaaatcgACACGCTGTTGCAACAAGAGCAGATGTTGGCATCCCAAAAGCGCAGTGCCTTAAGGAGCATTTCTCATCTATCTTTCCTGAGTGCCAAGTAGATGCAAAAGTACTGCTATATGATTCATCTACCGAAGAAGAAATTTTGTCAGGCCACCCTGACTTTGTCTTGGATTGTATTGATAACATTGATACTAAG GTGGCACTTCTTGCTGCTTGTGTACGGAGGGGCCTGAAGGTGTTATCTGCCACTGGGGCTGGTGCTAGAGCCGATCCAACTAGAATACGCATTGCTGATTTAAGAGAGTCAACTAATGATCCATTGTCTCGATCT GTGTGA
- the LOC112702560 gene encoding protein ABA AND ROS SENSITIVE 1, whose protein sequence is MDAQAKKKADFRAKLAQKKEKRIDSPLVRYNEFNQPVCRVCDLVLKSESIWDAHQISRKHREAIDNLKANAAGLTQQNNAKPAVGNRFPKAKPEQPSEPLSKKPEPSQEVPKAQSSSVLPPNFFDDSARKTEKKSDSGRNVGVSAQSQVSKLEERGHFRGHDAAPSKVSQATTETRQTSAKTSDAEDSQTKGSLPEGFFDNKDADLRARGIKPVKPDVKDEYKEFEKLIQEDLKEVDDRLEEEEIDAAEMIEEAESVEQKIFRERVEMLKKKRLELKAAKSAKRGKTCEGETKEESRHEEESSSDDESGENFAVDWRAQHL, encoded by the exons ATGGATGCACAAGCTAAGAAAAAGGCAGATTTTCGTGCTAAATTGGCCCAGAAGAAAGAAAAGCGTATAGATTCTCCCCTTGTAAG GTATAATGAATTCAATCAACCTGTTTGTCGGGTTTGTGATCTTGTTCTGAAGTCTGAATCTATATGGGATGCACACCAAATCTCCCGTAAGCATCGCGAg GCGATTGATAATCTTAAAGCTAATGCAGCTGGATTAACTCAGCAAAACAATGCAAAGCCTGCTGTTGGTAACAGATTTCCCAAAGCCAAACCTGAACAACCTTCCGAACCACTATCCAAAAAGCCTGAACCTTCACAAGAAGTACCTAAAGCCCAGTCGTCGTCTGTGCTTCCACCAAATTTTTTTGATGACAGTGCAAGGAAAACCG AAAAGAAATCTGATTCAGGAAGAAATGTGGGAGTTTCTGCTCAAAGTCAGGTGTCAAAGTTGGAGGAAAGAGGTCATTTTCGTGGTCATGATGCTGCGCCGTCAAAGGTTAGTCAAGCAACAACAGAGACTAGGCAGACCTCAGCCAAAACTTCTGATGCAGAGGACAGCCAAACAAAAGGATCTCTGCCTGAAGGCTTTTTTGACAATAAGGATGCGGATTTACGGGCACGTGGCATTAAGCCTGTGAAGCCAGATGTCAA GGATGAGTACAAGGAGTTTGAGAAGCTGATTCAAGAGGACTTGAAGGAGGTGGATGACCGATTGGAAGAAGAAGAG ATTGATGCTGCTGAAATGATAGAAGAAGCTGAATCCGTTGAACAAAA GATCTTCAGGGAGAGAGTGGAAATGTTGAAGAAAAAGAGACTGGAGCTGAAAGCAGCAAAGTCAGCAAAGCGAGGTAAAACTTGTGAGGGTGAAACCAAGGAGGAGTCAAGGCATGAAGAAGAGTCATCCAGTGATGATGAAAGTGGTGAGAATTTTGCTGTGGACTGGAGAGCACAACACTTGTGA